The genomic stretch AACGGCGTGGAACCACGGTTTGCTGATCCACTCGACGGCGGTATCCGACTGCGGGCCACGGTCGACCAAATCGCCGACGGAAAAGAGACGGTCGACCCTCTCATCGAAACGGATCTTCGCGAGCTCGATCTCGAGCGCGGCGAAGCAGCCGTGGATGTCGCCGACGGCATAGTCGATGCCGACGGTGTTGCGCGCAAAGCGCCGCACGTATTTCGTGATCAAGCAGCCTCCTGCAGTTGAATTCCCATCTTTCTCGCCCTTACGGGCGCCCACCGCTCGTATGCGAGATCCCAGCGCGCGAATTTCGCCTCGCGCGACGCGCTGCCCTGATCGATCCATGCATGACATGCAACGCAACCCGGCACGGTGTATCGGTGCTCTGCCTTCTTGCCCATGCCCTTCCCGTGTCGGCTCTGGTTCGAGTGACACGGAACAACTGTTTCGGCGCCGAGGCATACACCCGGTACAGCCAGGTAGCACTGCTCGCCGCGGCATGCCGCGAGATACTTCGATCCTTCGGCGACTGTCGGCTTCTTAACGCGGCGCTTCCTCTGCGCTTGGTGCTCGACCGTCTTTCGATCCGCCAGCGCGAACGGCATCGGCTCTTTGCGCTTGAAGCCGGTGCGCGCGAGCGGCGTGCGGCGCTGGAGCGGAGCGGAACGCTTCAAGCAGCCTCCGCGTCCGCCGGCGCGAGTACGTCAGCACTCAAGACGACCATCCCAGCGGCGAGGCCAATAATCGTGCTGGCGCGATAAACCGGCAGGCCAAGATCGCGCAGGAGGTTCCGCTCGATCGGAGCGCCGCGCGACTGCTCCCATCCGGGGAGCATTGCAATGCCATCACAATCGACGGCAAGCTTGATGTCGACTCGCATGTAGTCGAGCCATGTAGCAAATGGGCCGAGATCGACAAGCGCCGGGTTCTCGACTTCGAATCCCAACGCCTCCAGCCGGGCGGCCTCCGCGTGGAACGCCGGTTTGTTGAGGTCCGGAAGGCCAGTCATTGGCCCGCTGAGATACAGTTTCATGCCGCGCTCCCGTACAGCGCCGACGAAAGCGAATCTCGCTTAACGCCGCCGCGTTTGATTTTTTGGTTGAGGGTGTATTGCTTTCGCTTGAAACTATGTTCGACCTTGTCCACTTCCTTGCGGAATCGGCGTGCACGCTCTGCCGATGTTTCGGGCCTCGGCTTCACGGCCGATTTGCCTTTACCGATCACGTACGCAGCTTCATTGCGCGCGTGGTCCGGATGGATCCCATAGCCCGCGATGTGGTATTCCCCGCGCTTAACGGCGCCGTCCAATGCCTCCCAGACAGACGTGCGTCGACTTGCCAGCGCAGACGCAACTTCCTTCGCCGTTCGCGGCTTGCGGTCAGCCATCAGCCGATTGATCAACGAGAACATCGGTCCGATGGGCTTCGCCTTCCTGCCCAGTCCAAGCTTCGATGCCTCTTTAGCCACCGCGGCGAAGGTGCGACCCGGAAGCCTGTCGAAATCGGTTTTCAGGTACACCGGGCTCCTCCAGATCTCGCGGATGATTTCCCGCTCTTCGTCAGACCATCGATTCCCCATCACTTCACCTCCACGATCTTCAGTCCCCGCGCGGCCATCAAATGGCGCTTGATGCGGTACCCCTCGGTTATCCGGCCCTTCACGTCTTCGATCACCTGCTCACCGTTGCGCTCGTAGACGAAGTCGGCGACGTATCGCAGCGCCGGGCGCTTGCGGCCGCCGATCATGACCGGCTCGGCGAGAATGAACGGCACCTGCAACTCGAGTTCGCTGATCTCGCCGCGCGCCTGCATCTGCACCAGGTCGTGCCAGCGCATCATTTCCCGCTTGCTGTCGAACTTGATGCCGCCCGACTCGCACTTCTCGTTTCGGTACTTCGACGGCTTCTTCGCGGGCGTCGCCGGCCGGATCAGCGACGGATCGAACGGGTCGTCGACGTCGATCGCGGCCGTCTGCGGCGGCACGCCCGTCTTTTCGTAGATCCGGCGTTGCGCCGTCGTCATCGTCGCCAGCGACGCCTCGCGCACGCGCGCCGTGCCGACTTGCGTCGTGCCTTCCGGGTATCGCAGTGATGTCGCTCGCTTCGTCATGCTGGTTTGTTGCTGTCCACGTAATTGCGCAGTTCGCGCTCTTGCCTCTCTGCCGCCCTATCGCCGAACTTCTTCCGTACCGACTCGACGAGATCCCATGCTTTGTTGCCCCGGCCTTCGTGCGCCTCGCGCACAGCAGCCGCGAATCGCTCCCAGCATTCAGAACGGGATCTCATCCGTGTGCGTGAACGTCGTGCGCTGCCTGTCGTCGACCATGCGGCTGTCCGTCGAGGCGAGCACATAGAACTTCTTGCCGCGGTGCAGGCGTGCAAGGCGCTCGGCTTCGTTCACTGCGCTCTGCCGCGACTGATGCTTGAAGCTCGGCGGCGTTTCGCCAGTCGGCGACCAGACGAGGAAAAACGGATTCGGTTCGACGAGGATCGTGCTCATGCGGCCTCCGCGAGCGCGACCTTGTCGCGCGGAATGTCGTTGAAGTAGCGATACAGGCCGTCGTAGTGGTCGTCGCCAAAGCGCGCAGCGTCGCGCAGCATGTCTTCCATCCATTCACCCGGGCCCGCCGCCTTCACAACGCGTGCCTTGAAGCGCATGAAGACTTCGCCTTCCTTCTGCGTGACGCCGAGCCGCCTGCCTTGCTCGGTGACGCCAGCGGTCGTCTTGTGCCAGTCAGCGGGGATTGCCTGCGCGCCGCTCGACTGCTGCGATTCGCCCTTGACCGGGAACAGGCCCGTCCAGCCGCGCAGCGCTGCCTCGTTGATGCAGATGACCGGGTCGTGCCCCTGCTCGCGCAGCATCGCCAGCTTCTGGATCGATACCTTTGCAGCGACTCTGGTCCACGGCGCATCACCGTCGGCGTGCTTGGTCTCCCGGTGTTCGCACCAGTCGTCCCACGAGGCTTGAGGCAACCAGTCGGGCAGTTCGGTTGCTCGCAGCTGGACATGCAACGCAATTCGCGACGTCCGTCGCGCGGGTTGACGGTTACCTGATGGTTCTTTGACGGTTACTGACGATTCGGGTGCAATAGCTGTTGCACCCTTTTGTGCTTCGTTTTGCACCCTTTCTTGTTCCGGATTGCACCCTTTCGTGTCGACGTTTGCACCCTTTGCATCTTCATCAATGGGTGCAATTTCTTCACCCTTTGAGTTGTCAACAATGAGTGCAATATCTGCACCGTTTATCCAGTCGGGATTGATGCGGTACTCGCGCGACTTGCCACGACCGCCCTTGCCCTGGCCGACGAGGATCAGCCAGCCGGACTTCTCCATGCTGCGCAGCTGGTACTGCACGGCGCGCTCGGACTGGCGCGTCTTCTCCGCGAGGCTCGCGATGCCAGGGAAAATGTGGGTGCCGTCGTCGTGCGCGTGATCCGCCAGCTTCAGCGCGAGGATCATCTCGCCGCCGCCGGCCGGATAACGGTCGAAGACCATGCCCATGACCTTCACGCTCATGCAGACACCACCGGCTTCGTCGACAGCAGTTGATGACTCGTCTGCGTCGCCAGATCCTTGCGACTGCCGACCACGAAAAGGCGCTTGGCGTCGAGCAGTTCACGAACGCGACCACAGACGCTGCCCAGTTTCAGATTCGTGATAGCCGCAATGTCCTCGCGCGTGAGCGGGGGGCGGCCGGCGCGGAAGGCGTCGAGTACCATCTTCTGGCCGTCTGTCAAATCCTTGACGGTGAGTGCGTGGTAAGCGTCGCTCTGCGTTTCGGCGACGCGGCGGCCCGAGCGGCCGCTGTAGATGTCCGTCTGCATGGCGGATCTCCAGTCAGGCACGCGGTTTGGCCGATTGGCACAGCGTCGGGGCGCTACGCAATGAGCGATAGCGCGTAAGGCCCTCCCCGCACTCCATGAATTCCGACATCCAGCAGCGCTTCGCGCGTTCCTGCTCCTTCGCGCCGATATGCGGCATGTACTTGCTGGTGCCGACGCGAGGGGCACCCGTCGTGGACAAACCAGCGACGGACGCGATCGTGCGACCAATCGATCTTGCGAGTTTCAACATGGGTGATCTCCTGCGGCGCCTGCCGCGTAGGACTGCTAATCGGAAACAGAAGGCGGCTGGCATTGCAATCGCCTTGTGTTGCAGATCAGCTTCTGATCCCCGTCGAGATGACCGCGTCTTTCAGCGGCCACCCCTGTTAATGCTTCGTTTCCTGGTGTGAATCGAGCAGCAGATGGCCCAAGACTCGGAATGCTTCTGCCACTTCGGGCTTTTGTGCAGCTTGTTTTTCAAT from Paraburkholderia phymatum STM815 encodes the following:
- a CDS encoding nuclease domain-containing protein, whose product is MPFALADRKTVEHQAQRKRRVKKPTVAEGSKYLAACRGEQCYLAVPGVCLGAETVVPCHSNQSRHGKGMGKKAEHRYTVPGCVACHAWIDQGSASREAKFARWDLAYERWAPVRARKMGIQLQEAA
- a CDS encoding DUF4406 domain-containing protein, producing the protein MKLYLSGPMTGLPDLNKPAFHAEAARLEALGFEVENPALVDLGPFATWLDYMRVDIKLAVDCDGIAMLPGWEQSRGAPIERNLLRDLGLPVYRASTIIGLAAGMVVLSADVLAPADAEAA
- a CDS encoding DUF1064 domain-containing protein, whose translation is MTKRATSLRYPEGTTQVGTARVREASLATMTTAQRRIYEKTGVPPQTAAIDVDDPFDPSLIRPATPAKKPSKYRNEKCESGGIKFDSKREMMRWHDLVQMQARGEISELELQVPFILAEPVMIGGRKRPALRYVADFVYERNGEQVIEDVKGRITEGYRIKRHLMAARGLKIVEVK
- a CDS encoding helix-turn-helix domain-containing protein, coding for MSVKVMGMVFDRYPAGGGEMILALKLADHAHDDGTHIFPGIASLAEKTRQSERAVQYQLRSMEKSGWLILVGQGKGGRGKSREYRINPDWINGADIALIVDNSKGEEIAPIDEDAKGANVDTKGCNPEQERVQNEAQKGATAIAPESSVTVKEPSGNRQPARRTSRIALHVQLRATELPDWLPQASWDDWCEHRETKHADGDAPWTRVAAKVSIQKLAMLREQGHDPVICINEAALRGWTGLFPVKGESQQSSGAQAIPADWHKTTAGVTEQGRRLGVTQKEGEVFMRFKARVVKAAGPGEWMEDMLRDAARFGDDHYDGLYRYFNDIPRDKVALAEAA